ATATGTAGGAGTTAGAAAACATGATTTGATCCATGTTTTGTGTAGTCATTATTCATGGTGATGTATGATTTGATCTGTACCGAATGTGGTGTTCATTTTATCTTCATTTCTGTTTGTGTCGATGTATATATCTCTGATATGTAACTTCTAATGCATCTTTTTGATTTTGAAGTTTCTTCGCTTGAGGCACCTGTTGTTGCTCTTGTAACTGATGCAGAAGGTAATGAGCTTTTCAGGGTGAGTGTTTGGGGAAGCACTATCAAGTTTCTTGGCaatgttttcaattttttttttcaatattatatGCATATATTTGTAGATTTTTTTATTGTGTATTGGTTTATTTTGTTTACAATACATTAGGTACGCAGGCCTTTTTGGTCGATAAACAACTCAATTTATGCAGAGGTCAATGAAAGGTAAGCCTATTTGCTAGTTGTTCTTACCTATATGAGATTTCCAGTGTATTTTAATATGGTCATCGGCACCATCATCAATATGTTAATTTATAGGAAATTGGTAAGTCCCTCTTTCCTCTTAGTGCCTAACACTGCAGTTCTTACCATTTCAATAAAGTTACATGGCTATAATAAGTCGTTAATGATTGAGTTTAAGCTCTTTAattcattaaatattttgatAGACCCCAGATATAGAAAATATGGTAGAAATGGTAAACAAGTAGAATAGAACTGATATTATTGGAAATCAAAGAGAAATGCAGTGACCAGCCCCAAGGGTTCGATAGTATTGGCACTCTCCAACAGAGAAAAAGTTCCCAAAATACAATCACACAATTCATGACCCTCTAATTCTTACCTCTCCCATATATATACTACTCTATCCCAATTCATCTAATACCTCATCAGTACAATTACCAATAAACCCTCTACTACATATATTCTATCAGACTGTATCAGTTCCCTCTTTACTCCCTCCTACAAGTGTCAATCATCTTTATGCCATTTTTTAATTGAAACCTAAGCATCAATTGTTTTGGAACAAGCAGTTTGCAATGGTTGAAAATCCTAGCTTCTGGATTTGGACATTTACTTTGAAAGACATTGATGGAAATGTGCTGGCTGAGATAGATCGTGACTGGAGAGGTTTTGGCTTTCAGGTTTCTCACTTTCAATTTCATCACATGATTTTCTGTCATTGTTTTTATCTCAAGTACAAAATGAAAATGTACCAGTCTAATGTATTGTCATAACAACTTTTTACTGATGCTGGTCAGTACGTGATTCGCTTTGGAAGTACTAATCCAAGCTTAAAGGATGGAGCTGCTGAAGTTGTAGGTTGTCATACCGATGAATATTTCGTTTTCTACCAATGCCTTTGGTTGTTTTATTCAATCTTCATAATTGGTGTGCTGGCTGCAGGTTCAAGATAAACATGGCTGTAGGCTGTAGAAATGAAGCAAATAATACAAACCAACTATTTCTGTATTATCTATTAAACAAAATCAGCAAGATATCAATTTCCATCCAGACACTAAACATCTAATAAAgtgataatttttaaatttaatatacaCTTTTTAAAAATGGTaagcctttctctctctctctcatttaatTCGAGTCGTCCCTCTGTGGTACACCTCTACTGTAAGAGCTGCCCCTTTTTgttatatatatgcatatgtatATTTTAGCATCTCAGAAGCATTTTGACAAACATTAACGGGGCATGGGGAGACTTTTATTTAGTGTCTGGAAATTGCTATTTTGCTGATTTCGTTTCGTTTTGTTCGATTTGTAGTAGTGCTTTGTTTAGAGTTTGATCTTCTTCGACTATGTATTGTTGTTAGTAATTTCAGGTACACTTGTGCTGCTTTTACAGACACTGTACTTGTAATAGCTACTTCTTCGAGTCATTATCACAGTGTGTCATTGAAAGGAAGAAGCTTTGAAAATAATTTAAAGAGCGAGCTTCAAGCTTTGGAAGCAACAAATGTGTATGCCATTCTAGAAAGTGAACCTTTGATTGATGAggtgatttctttatttttattatgcaCATGCACGTGAGTTTCAGACCCTTTGAGAATTCACCTTAGagcttattattatatatatgccAATTAATTAAGCATATGAATTTATATAGAATCATTAATATTATTATACTAGCAAGATACAGTAGGTATTTGCAATGGCAATGAATATTGTAGGAATGACTTTTCCTTTCAGAGAGTATATTAAAGGTATGCCACTCTTGATATCATTCAAACATTgttatattaattattaagatGAATTCCTTAGACTTAGAGAAATAATTGTAAGGTACATCTTCAAGTTCTTAATGTTGCGTTTGCTATTACTAAGGATGGTTAAACAATACATTCATTTGGGGatacattttatttttttcatcttATTCTCATTCTCCAAGTAGTTACTCTGCCTAAAATTATTCATTGTTTTATGGTTTTGGCCATTTCTTGAAAATTTAGCCATTAGAAGTGAACAAAATGTATCACTGACAACAAGAAATAAACATGGAGATGGACAAATGTTAAACCCTAGTTCtcataaacaaatttaaattattaaaaatccaTATCTATATTTGATTGTGAAATTTCATTTTTTATAACTACCAAGTGCTTAATTAGAACAACTTAATTTATTTGCAGAATGATGATTATATTGTTTGAGTAGAAAATGACTATGTGACTAGCTACAACTCAGTAAGTTGTTAGAACAGGTTAAGGAAGCGGAAATGTAAAAAATCAACAAAGGGAATTTCTACTTGATTTAGAAACTCTTTCAGATAACATACTTCCATGAGGCCATGCCCAGAGAATAACTAATTAGTAAAGAATCAAAAATTACAAAAGTATTAAAATAAACAAcataagactccctcttaaaatattgctattattttattatatacttTTCTCTATGAATACGGTTTTGATGAAACTCGGAGTCTTTTGAAATCCCTTCAAGGATTAGTGAGTGATCTCTTTTTCCTGTGAgtcttttggaacactcctagaaccatatgagaaagagtgagtcttatgaagaagaagaaatgaaaatgaataggaagactaaaccattgagaaatatgcttaccacaacttatatgcttaagaacttggattccctaaccaaaataagaatgaggttaggggactgagtagaaggctttgagaaagaaaataacatgaaacaaatgaaatagagtttcgggtttacctcaaagacttgcaagaccaatctaaccacaaccgaaatactaaagaacattacttcccaaagtgtttgctaagcttatagtgatcaagcttataatccccaacccaagtgtttacactctcacaataacctagcaacttgcagcctctgaacttagtttgatgaatgaatgaaaaatgcttggtgctaggtcctatttatagagttctaggaataaaaatcttctttttggctttgaataaaaataataaatttaattgaaaatatttgaatatcctttagctaaaggcttaggaattgttcaaatttttcagagagatttaaggattcaaagcttgatttttaaaataataaaaacaaatagaatcctaacttctaactccataaatctcgtaactctaaactccccttcagtaaaatcaacatatctgaagTTTTAGAACTCCaatttggactctctttataccgttagaaagctcattaaattatctacaacttttaagaaatactatttttcgaaattcctaatataactgggtcaaaaacatGTCGGAAGTTACAGcatcctaaagttacgaaaaatctatttaattatctaaatatcaacctaatccacaaataaataaaattgtgataaatgtcatgctcctatcagattttggtgaagactaagtcttttaattctcttattttatcattaaaataataatttcttaataatcatacatatgataagtgttactatcttattggatctatctaaaccttgtaatataataaatatcaccatcaatatcagtcatattaatcaaaccttaggttaaaattaatatccttaaactataggttaaacttagaaaatctacaagtgttactatgagtgtccaattaattCCCGGTcttaaccaaaaatccacagttacatagataatactaaacatactataatactactaaataactagctaagtaaagttcttggactctacaattctcccctactaaaaagaatttcgtcctcgaaatttacttaccaaataactccggataccggctctgcatgtcctcctccaactcccacgttgcctcgcgttcagaactattgctccataggactttgactataggaaagctcttggaccgtaactgcttcatccctctatctaggatgctaatcggtcgttcctcgtaactcaagtccttctggagcgctatcgtatcgtacttgaggatgtgagatgtgtctgacacatacttgcgtagcatcgaaatgtggaagacgttgtgactatcggctagtgctggcggtagggctagtctatacgcaactaatcccactttgtccaatatctcaaaaggacctatgaatcggggactgagcttgcctttcttcccgaaccgcttgacacccttcataggagatatcttcaggaagacttgatctccaacttggaactccacatcgcgtcgcttggtatccgcatagcttttctgacggctttgagcagcaagcatacgctgtctaataagcgctactgcttcttgagcttgtctaacagcttcgggccctagaagctgcctttctcctacctcgtcccagtgcaacggtaatcggcaccttcttccatatagcaactcataaggcgccattccgatcgtcgactggtagctgttgttgtacgagaactcgatcagtggtaagtacttgttccatgatcctccgaaatcaagtatacacgctcgtagcatatcttctaagatCTGAATCATACGCTTGGACTGCCCATCTGTTTggggatggaaagctgtactaagacttaacttagtacccatggcttgctgtaagcttctccaaaatcttgacgtaaacaccgatcctctaatGAATATTATCTCCATGGATATCTAAGCAATATCTACAACATGGTCAAAGGAAGGAAGATGTTTGGCGACATATTTCATAATGACAATGTATATTTCCTTTAGTTTTTTATAGTTTGGTTTGATCAGTCATGATTATATAAACTAAACATGGTCGCACACATGGTCCTATCAGATGATGAGTAGGCACACAATAGTAATGAAGAACACCAGTTGTTGTTCGAGGGACTCAGGGCGTGGAGTGGAGGAACACATGCAAATTGACTAGTATATCATTATTGTAAAACTTATTACAGTATAAAAATTTATTACAACACAAATTTAAAGAATATAACATGTATTATTGACTACTAAAGAATAAGATAGTATTAAAATGTATTGTGATACTTTTTCTAGTCTCGTGATATTCTATATCATCACTCTCTCACAACCTCATtccaatatatacaaatattttatcCAATCAATCAATGTGGTAAGTTTCTTTAACGACAAAGGCCCTTATAACATGAAGCACCATCAAGGAAGGAAAATTGTCCTTGTATATTATTTCATCAATTTATAACGTTTCAAGTTCCACAGTGAGTACTTATGTATGAGTTTTATTACTATGAACTATCACTACAACAATTACAGGTATTTGTGGCGTTGGCATTAGCGGCGGCCTCAGTCCGCCGCTATTGGATAGACTATTAGCGGCGGACAAGggtgtccgccgctaataatagttgagtattaaaaaaaatatataaaatatctaTTAGCGGCGGACATACCATTATTAGCGGCGTatggtccgccgctaataaacgTAATAAAAAAGCCCgggaatttttttaattactattagcggcggataatcaTCTTTATTAGAGGCGaactacccgccgctaataatattagcggcgggtaattactattattagccgcggactacccgccgctaataataataTTAGCCACGGGAACTAATAATAGCGGCGAGACCTGCCGCTAATTCTCTTGAGCAATTTTAAATTTCATCGCATCCCCTCTTCCTCgcctctctcattctctcttctCCGTCTGCTCTCTCTAACCAGACGAAACATCACCCACGCCGAGAAACACCGAACCAGACGAAACATCACCCACAGTCGCCGCCTTCGTAGTTTGAAGCGCCGTTTGAAGGGACTCCCGTAAGTTCCTTTCAGTTTCATTTGAAAATACCTGTTACATTTCATTTTCAATTGCTACATAGTTCCTATTTCTATAATGCCCTTGTTAAAATTAGTGTCATCTGTGCTGCAGAGAGGTTTTCTCTTGTTATTCGTTCTTTATTGACTCAAGAGGGCATCTATTTCACTTTGGAGCCAAACTTCAAATTTCTCGAGGTAGGAGGTTTCTTGACAGATTTTTCAAATACATTGACTCTAATTATAGTATTCTCTGATATAGGAGGTTTCTTGACAGATTTGTATTAATGATATATATTTTTCGCATTTGTATATGAGCTTACGGTATTCAAATGTTTAACATAAAAAATTGTAGAAATTTTGGAACTTTTAAGTTTTAAGAATTTAATTACTATAATTTAAACTTGAGGATTAAATTGTAATATTGATTTGGTTCATCTTAGTTAGGCCATTGATTTTTCAAGGTTTTGTTTTAAAACCTTTTTCATAAACTCCATTTCTGATCATCTTAACCCAGTTTTGAATTTTCATCTTTGATTGTTTTTGTTCTTCTAGGTTTAATTGTGTTTCTgagtttttcattaaaaaatatacatttttatttgaaattcagATTCTTGAAGCAGAGACTTACTCCCAAGTTCCCGATTCAATTCTTAATTTGTTGAAAGGTAAACTACATGAAGTTTTTGTTTAAtcactatgttttttttttgatgTGTTGTAATCTAGCTTCTTGTTATCACTTGatggattttttttctttattttgagtTCATATTTGCATGGTGTGGTTTTGTGAAATCTTGCACAGATGAATGATTTGatgataaataattattttgtaaaattattattattataatttgtaatagaagaaaaaaattagttagtagttaattagaagttaatttattttctccCTTTTGTGATTTGTTGACTACAACAATCAATTACATGGATATTGACACAGAaattataagtttaaaatattaataaaataatgaatgaaaaaaattaataaaatttatctaattatttaaaaaataaattaatctaaaagtcaaataataattaatttgtaaaattattattattattattattattattacaaattaaaaaaatagagaacaacattatctaatattaagtTTATTATAAAAAATCACTGTTATTATAGAGACAGAGACCGGACAGGATCTATTATTGTTGATAATTGAAGAGACATAGACAGTACAAGAGTTTAACACATTTCCGAAAGTCATGGTTTTCACAAAATTTGGTGGTGCACCGTTGTCTTCACTGATCACCAAACGCCAGGAAGGAAAAGTCTAGTCAAGATTCTTCCTGTATGAAgggtacaatatatatatatatatatatatatatttatatgatgtaTATACGTGAGTGGGATCTATGAGAACCTTTCAAAATCTTTACAAGATTAATAAAAGATTCAAACAATATTTCGTATTTGTATGAAGCAAGCATCAATGGGCGAGTTTCCATTTGTGTTAGTATTGCTGCTTTTCCTTTGTACGCCAATTTTTGCAGTTGATAGCTTAAGACAAGTGGAGTCTATCTCTGATGGCAGAACCTTGGTCTCCCAAGAAGGAAGGTTTGAGCTTGGTTTCTTCAGTCCAGGAAATTCCAAATATCGTTACTTGGGAATTTGGTTCAAAAACATCTCTGTTCAAACTGTTGTTTGGGTTGCCAACCGTTGCAATCCAATATACGACATGTCGGGTTCGTTGCATTTCAACAGCAGTAGCACAAATCTTGTTCTGTTCGGACAGAACAAGACAATCGTTTGGTCATCGACGACACCAACGAGTCTAGAAAAAAATCAAGGCCAAAAGCCAATTCTTATGCTTTTGGATTCTGGAAACCTGGTGATCATAGATGAGAAAAACAGAAACTCAGAAACATATTTATGGCAAAGCTTTGATTATCCTTCTGATACAATGTTACCTGGTATGAAAACAGGGTTCAACATAAGAACAGGGCACACTTGGCTTATGACAGCATGGAAGAGTGCAGATGACCCTTGTCCTATCGATTTGACTTGTGGGATGGAGCCTCATGCTTACCCTGAATTATCTATTCGAAAGGGCAAAAGGATTTACTATCGTCATGGCCCGTGGAACGGCCTTCGTTTTAGTGGCACACTTCATTTGAGGCCAAACCCGATTTGTGACTTGGAATTTGTACACGACGATAATGAAGCTTTTTTCAGGTACTTTATCAAGGTTAAATCTATCATCAGCAGAATAATCGTCAATCCTACAACCAGTGCCCGCGAGCGATATGAATGGACCGAAGCAGAGAACTCTTGGAGTCTTTACTCTTCAGCTCCCATAGACTACTGTGATAGCTATGGACTATGTGGAGTCAATGGCAAGTGTGTTGTAAGCTCTAACCCAGTCTGCCAATGTCTTAAAGGGTTTAAGCCCAAATCTCAGGTGAATTGGAATTCACTTATTTGGGCTGAAGGGTGTGAGAGGAAAACTCCATTGGTGTGTCAGAACAAAGAAAAAGATGGGTTCATTAAGTTTGCAAATTTGAAAGTGCCGGATACTACCAACACTTGGGTAAATGCAAGTATGAATCTGAAGAATTGCAGGGCCAAATGCTTGAGCAACTGTTCTTGTGTGGCTTATTCAAACACAGATATCAGAGAAGGAGGCAGTGGTTGTGTCATTTGGTTTGGTGATTTAGTTGATATCAGAGAAATTCCAGGTGGTGGGCAGGATGTCTATATTCGAATGCTGGCCTCTGAGCTTTGTAAGTTTTTTGATAACGTTTGCTCTGTTTTATAATGTTATTTCAGCTGTGTTGACCAGAGATCTGACttaaattttcctttttcttttccatGTCAAACTAATTGCTATCAAAAGCAAGGGGTGACCATGAAGTGAAAGCACTCATCTTTGCAAGTGTTGGTGTGGCACTTTCTGGGATTCTTTTAGCTTGCTATTTTATTCGTTGGAGGCTGTGCAAAGGTAATTTTAATCTTATATATGTATCAGTGATTTAACTagacatgtatatatataaatacatatataatgtgatgatatgacgTTGATCATTTTGTTAACCCTTTTAAGTCTACTACGTATAATTATCTATTTCAGAAAAACATAACAGAAAAAATCAGATGGGTGGAAGCAAAGAAGAAGAATTGGAACTCCCCATTTTCGATCTTTCCACAATATCTACGGCCACTAGTAACTTTTCAGACATCAATAAGCTTGGAGAAGGTGGCTTCGGACCTGTTTACAAAGTAAGTTTCTCAAAAGTGCTGGTTGATTGAAATATGCaaatatagagagaaaaaaacatttaaatttatttaataaagaatAAAACAAGTTTTGCAAGTTTCTTTTTTTAACTATGTTTATAGGGTAAGCTTGGAGACGGGCAAGAAATTGCTGTGAAGAGACTTTCAATGAATTCAGGACAAGGAGTCAACGAATTTAAAAATGAAGTAGTACTAATTGCAAAACTCCAACATCGAAATCTTGTGAAGCTTCTTGGTTGTTGTATTCAAGAACAAGAGAGGTTGTTACTCTACGAATACATGTCCAATAAAAGCCTTGACTTCTTCATCTTTGGTAATTAAAATCCTTTTATTCgaacaaaatattaattttcataatttataTACAACCTAGAATAAGTTTTAGAAGTTCCAACTGCATTTTTTGGTCTAATTATGTTGATTGACTTGGTATATTTCAGATCCAAAACAAGCTAAATTATTAGAGTGGCCTAAGCGCTTTGAAATTATATGT
The Humulus lupulus chromosome 6, drHumLupu1.1, whole genome shotgun sequence DNA segment above includes these coding regions:
- the LOC133783396 gene encoding G-type lectin S-receptor-like serine/threonine-protein kinase At4g27290 isoform X1, which codes for MKQASMGEFPFVLVLLLFLCTPIFAVDSLRQVESISDGRTLVSQEGRFELGFFSPGNSKYRYLGIWFKNISVQTVVWVANRCNPIYDMSGSLHFNSSSTNLVLFGQNKTIVWSSTTPTSLEKNQGQKPILMLLDSGNLVIIDEKNRNSETYLWQSFDYPSDTMLPGMKTGFNIRTGHTWLMTAWKSADDPCPIDLTCGMEPHAYPELSIRKGKRIYYRHGPWNGLRFSGTLHLRPNPICDLEFVHDDNEAFFRYFIKVKSIISRIIVNPTTSARERYEWTEAENSWSLYSSAPIDYCDSYGLCGVNGKCVVSSNPVCQCLKGFKPKSQVNWNSLIWAEGCERKTPLVCQNKEKDGFIKFANLKVPDTTNTWVNASMNLKNCRAKCLSNCSCVAYSNTDIREGGSGCVIWFGDLVDIREIPGGGQDVYIRMLASELSRGDHEVKALIFASVGVALSGILLACYFIRWRLCKEKHNRKNQMGGSKEEELELPIFDLSTISTATSNFSDINKLGEGGFGPVYKGKLGDGQEIAVKRLSMNSGQGVNEFKNEVVLIAKLQHRNLVKLLGCCIQEQERLLLYEYMSNKSLDFFIFDPKQAKLLEWPKRFEIICGIARGLLYLHQDSRLRIIHRDLKASNVLLDSELNPKISDFGLAKIFGGDQIEDKTNRVVGTYGYMAPEYVFHGLFSIKSDIFSFGIIVLEIVSGKRNRVFHPEIDTLALTGHAWKLMEEGRAIELLDECLSGSKNLCQVLRCIHVGLLCVQQNPMDRPSMTSIVMMLGSDSSMPQPKKPGYFFETESPQGGHSQSSTTNNATMSVLEPR
- the LOC133783396 gene encoding G-type lectin S-receptor-like serine/threonine-protein kinase At4g27290 isoform X2, which codes for MSGSLHFNSSSTNLVLFGQNKTIVWSSTTPTSLEKNQGQKPILMLLDSGNLVIIDEKNRNSETYLWQSFDYPSDTMLPGMKTGFNIRTGHTWLMTAWKSADDPCPIDLTCGMEPHAYPELSIRKGKRIYYRHGPWNGLRFSGTLHLRPNPICDLEFVHDDNEAFFRYFIKVKSIISRIIVNPTTSARERYEWTEAENSWSLYSSAPIDYCDSYGLCGVNGKCVVSSNPVCQCLKGFKPKSQVNWNSLIWAEGCERKTPLVCQNKEKDGFIKFANLKVPDTTNTWVNASMNLKNCRAKCLSNCSCVAYSNTDIREGGSGCVIWFGDLVDIREIPGGGQDVYIRMLASELSRGDHEVKALIFASVGVALSGILLACYFIRWRLCKEKHNRKNQMGGSKEEELELPIFDLSTISTATSNFSDINKLGEGGFGPVYKGKLGDGQEIAVKRLSMNSGQGVNEFKNEVVLIAKLQHRNLVKLLGCCIQEQERLLLYEYMSNKSLDFFIFDPKQAKLLEWPKRFEIICGIARGLLYLHQDSRLRIIHRDLKASNVLLDSELNPKISDFGLAKIFGGDQIEDKTNRVVGTYGYMAPEYVFHGLFSIKSDIFSFGIIVLEIVSGKRNRVFHPEIDTLALTGHAWKLMEEGRAIELLDECLSGSKNLCQVLRCIHVGLLCVQQNPMDRPSMTSIVMMLGSDSSMPQPKKPGYFFETESPQGGHSQSSTTNNATMSVLEPR